Genomic window ([Empedobacter] haloabium):
CAGGCCACGATCGATGTCGGCATGCCCGACGCCCTGTCCGATTTCTCCTTCTGAAGGCTCCGCACATGACCAACACAGCGGTGCCAGAATTCCAGCATCGTACGGTGCTGTTAGACGAAGCGGTCGATGCGCTGGCCATTGCCGGCGCGCGCGCCGACGGCATCTACATCGACGGCACCTTCGGCCGCGGTGGCCACAGCCGCCTGCTGCTGTCGCGCCTCGGCCGCAATGGCCGCCTGATCGCGTTCGACAAGGACCCGCAGGCCATCGCCACCGCGCAAGGCGTTGCCGACGCGCGGTTCACCATCGTCCACGACAGCTTCGCCACCATGGCGGCGGCGCTGGCCGAACGCGGGATCGCGCACGTGGACGGCGTGCTGCTGGACCTGGGCATCTCGTCGCCCCAGGTGGACGACGCGGCACGCGGTTTCTCCTTCCGCAATGACGGCCCGCTCGATATGCGCATGGACACCACGCGCGGCATCTCGGCGGCACAGTGGCTTGCCACGGAATCCGAACAGACACTGGAAAAGGTAATCAGGGAATATGGGGAAGAACGGTTTGCTTTTCAGATTGCAAAGGCGATTGTTGCTCGCCGGGCAGTCGAACCAATTTCAAGCACACGACAGCTTGCCGGCATCGTGGCAGGCGCGGTCAAAACCCGGGAGAAGGGCAAGGATCCGGCCACAAGGACCTTTCAGGCTATCCGGATTTTCGTCAATCAGGAGCTTGAGGACCTCGAAGCAGGCCTGAGGCAGGCCTACGACGCGCTGGCGATCGGCGGCATCATGGCCGTCATCAGCTTCCATTCGCTGGAAGACCGCATCGTCAAGCGCTTCTTTGCCGACAAGGTCAACGTGGCCCAGCCGGACCGCCGGCTGCCGATCCGCGCCGTCGACTTGCCGCAGCCGGAAATGAAGCTGCTGGCGAAGATCAAGCCGTCGGACGCCGAGGTCGACGCCAATCCGCGAGCTCGCTCGGCCGTCATGCGTGTGGCGCAGCGCCTCGCCACCAACCATCCGGGAGCGGCACGATGAGCGGCAAGATCAACGCCGTGCTGGCCGCGCTGCTGGTCATCTGCGCGCTGTCGCTGGTGCGCTCGCAATACGAGGCGCGCCACCTGTTCATCGAACTGGAACGCGCGCAGTCGCAGGCGCGCCAGCTCGATATCGAATGGGCCCAGCTGCAGCTCGATCAGTCCACCCTGGGCAAGCATGCCCGCATCGAGGAAATCGCCCGGCGCGACCTGGAAATGACGCCCCTGACGCCGGCGCGCACGCAATACCTGACGGAGGGCGGCGAATGACGCGCGCCACCAGCCGGGCCAGCGCCGCCGCCGGCGCTCGCGTCGCCGCGTCGAAGGGGGTGTCGTTCTCGCGCAGCCCCGTGCTGGCGGTGCGCCTGCCCACGTGGCGCTCGCGCGTGGTGCTGTTCGTGCTGTTTGCCGCGTTTGCCGCGCTGGCCGGCCGCGCGCTGTGGCTGCAGGGCCTGTCCACCCAGTTCCTGCAGAAGCAGGGCGAGGCGCGCTATGCGCGCACCATCGAGCTGCCGGCCACGCGCGGCAAGATCACCGATCGCAACGGCCAGGTGCTGGCCTCGTCGATCCCCGTCAAGGCGATCTGGGCGATTCCGGACGACGTACTGCAGGCGCCCCCCGAGAAGCTGCGCGAACTGGCGCGCCTGCTCGACATGAGCGAGGCCGACCTGCGCA
Coding sequences:
- the ftsL gene encoding cell division protein FtsL, producing MSGKINAVLAALLVICALSLVRSQYEARHLFIELERAQSQARQLDIEWAQLQLDQSTLGKHARIEEIARRDLEMTPLTPARTQYLTEGGE
- the rsmH gene encoding 16S rRNA (cytosine(1402)-N(4))-methyltransferase RsmH, coding for MTNTAVPEFQHRTVLLDEAVDALAIAGARADGIYIDGTFGRGGHSRLLLSRLGRNGRLIAFDKDPQAIATAQGVADARFTIVHDSFATMAAALAERGIAHVDGVLLDLGISSPQVDDAARGFSFRNDGPLDMRMDTTRGISAAQWLATESEQTLEKVIREYGEERFAFQIAKAIVARRAVEPISSTRQLAGIVAGAVKTREKGKDPATRTFQAIRIFVNQELEDLEAGLRQAYDALAIGGIMAVISFHSLEDRIVKRFFADKVNVAQPDRRLPIRAVDLPQPEMKLLAKIKPSDAEVDANPRARSAVMRVAQRLATNHPGAAR